The following proteins come from a genomic window of bacterium:
- a CDS encoding DUF3078 domain-containing protein: MKRIGYAGLRIVLVLILAVSVAAAQETTPAQKWKVQIESGLGVTQAAYSDNWTGGESGSILWASAFRGKAEKQISPSWYWGNELKLAFGQTHNQVKVTDSLGVETKKWTSPQKSTDKIRYDGILRLTRGWVVDPYAAGVFESQFLDASGTRKRYVNPVDLTETMGVARDVVKIPDRYVLTTRFGAGFRQRFICRDDPADPAKTISESSNDGGLEWVTDFALGSAKSKYSFLSKLTLFQALFYSKADELKGLPNEDYWKTADLNWDNVLTANVTSILQVSLAWQLLYDKEIDLGGRLKETLTLGVAYKFANFVPEKK; encoded by the coding sequence ATGAAACGGATCGGTTATGCCGGTTTGCGAATCGTGCTGGTTCTGATATTGGCCGTTTCCGTAGCAGCGGCACAGGAGACGACGCCCGCGCAAAAGTGGAAAGTGCAGATCGAAAGCGGACTCGGTGTCACGCAGGCGGCTTATTCAGACAACTGGACCGGTGGAGAGTCGGGATCTATTCTTTGGGCGTCGGCGTTTCGCGGCAAAGCCGAGAAACAGATTTCACCGAGCTGGTACTGGGGGAACGAACTGAAGCTGGCGTTCGGACAGACGCACAATCAAGTGAAGGTGACCGACAGTCTCGGTGTCGAGACCAAGAAGTGGACATCACCCCAAAAATCCACCGACAAGATTCGCTACGACGGTATCCTGCGACTGACGCGGGGGTGGGTGGTGGATCCGTATGCGGCGGGAGTGTTCGAGTCGCAGTTTCTCGACGCATCAGGCACTCGGAAGCGCTACGTCAATCCCGTTGACTTGACCGAGACGATGGGTGTGGCGCGCGACGTCGTCAAGATTCCCGACCGGTACGTGCTGACGACGCGCTTCGGCGCGGGCTTCCGGCAGCGGTTTATCTGCAGGGACGATCCCGCCGATCCCGCCAAAACGATCAGCGAATCGTCGAACGACGGCGGACTGGAATGGGTGACGGATTTCGCGCTCGGCTCGGCCAAAAGCAAGTACAGCTTTCTTTCCAAACTCACGCTCTTTCAGGCGTTGTTCTACTCGAAGGCCGACGAGCTCAAGGGACTGCCGAACGAAGACTATTGGAAGACGGCGGACCTCAACTGGGACAACGTACTCACGGCCAACGTGACCTCGATTCTACAGGTGAGTCTGGCCTGGCAGCTTCTCTACGATAAGGAGATTGATCTGGGCGGTCGGCTGAAAGAGACGCTTACGCTGGGGGTGGCCTACAAGTTCGCGAACTTCGTGCCGGAGAAAAAATAA
- a CDS encoding glycosyltransferase family 39 protein produces MLKSKRLALLFWLLVAVGIALRVAAIHERPAGVLQVAPDEDEYYLIAQSVARGEGFALRGETTAYRDMLMPCTAGVLMMLFGESPLPMLYLNVILSVATALLIFELGRRRFKEEISVLLGGLWLLYPAAILFCALFFTETLFVFLWVLALVVHDRLEERNYRWSVALLLGAVTGLAILTRAVGIVLLLSFVIYIGLIRWEAPRRDRWLAIAVMLGGCAIIVQPWMTRNAIAVSGFMLNTNSGINLFIGNNARATGSYLFDEKHDRMLPPMEMGEVARDVAARELAWQFLSERTRQAVKLWGRKFAYLWSTDMSQWAHYYGPNLSGSLGEKLRSLPVGYLLVVGVPYALLVLFGVSGYYLVRYFPTRGIFLLQIFLVTMIVFLSFGAPRFHFPLMPLLLIGIGVLFRRIVWRLAPEWRRLVLLLTLGMFAGIWLFEVMTIAGV; encoded by the coding sequence ATGCTGAAGTCGAAGAGGCTTGCGCTCCTGTTCTGGCTGCTGGTGGCGGTGGGGATTGCGCTACGGGTGGCGGCGATTCACGAACGTCCGGCGGGCGTTCTGCAGGTTGCTCCCGATGAAGACGAGTATTATCTGATCGCGCAGAGCGTGGCGCGGGGCGAGGGATTCGCACTGCGGGGCGAGACGACGGCCTATCGGGACATGCTGATGCCGTGCACGGCCGGTGTGCTGATGATGCTATTCGGCGAGTCGCCGCTGCCGATGCTCTATCTCAACGTGATTCTCAGCGTGGCCACGGCCCTGCTCATTTTCGAGCTGGGCCGTCGCCGTTTCAAGGAAGAGATCAGCGTTCTACTGGGCGGTCTGTGGCTGCTCTATCCGGCGGCGATTCTATTTTGCGCGTTGTTCTTCACGGAGACGTTATTTGTGTTTCTGTGGGTATTGGCGCTGGTGGTACATGATCGGCTGGAAGAGAGGAACTACCGGTGGAGCGTGGCGCTGCTGCTGGGCGCGGTCACCGGGCTGGCGATTCTCACGCGGGCGGTGGGAATTGTGCTGCTCCTTTCGTTCGTTATTTACATAGGTTTGATTCGCTGGGAAGCGCCGCGGCGGGATCGCTGGCTGGCGATAGCGGTGATGCTGGGAGGGTGTGCGATTATCGTGCAGCCGTGGATGACGCGGAACGCCATCGCGGTCAGCGGCTTCATGCTGAATACCAACAGCGGAATCAACCTGTTTATCGGCAACAACGCCCGCGCCACCGGGTCATACTTGTTCGACGAAAAGCACGATCGCATGCTGCCGCCGATGGAGATGGGCGAGGTGGCACGGGATGTTGCGGCGCGGGAGTTGGCGTGGCAGTTCTTGAGCGAGCGAACACGGCAGGCCGTTAAACTGTGGGGCAGGAAGTTCGCCTACCTCTGGTCAACGGATATGTCGCAATGGGCGCACTACTACGGGCCGAATCTGAGCGGCAGCCTGGGAGAGAAACTGCGTTCGCTGCCGGTGGGATACTTGCTGGTGGTGGGAGTGCCGTATGCGCTCTTGGTTCTGTTCGGAGTGTCCGGGTACTACCTCGTGCGATATTTCCCGACGCGGGGGATCTTCCTTCTTCAGATATTTCTGGTTACGATGATCGTCTTCCTGAGTTTCGGCGCGCCGCGGTTTCATTTTCCGCTGATGCCGCTGCTGCTGATCGGAATCGGAGTGTTGTTCCGGCGAATCGTCTGGAGGCTCGCCCCCGAGTGGCGGAGGCTGGTTTTGCTTCTGACGCTGGGGATGTTCGCGGGAATCTGGCTGTTCGAGGTTATGACGATCGCGGGCGTTTGA
- a CDS encoding PLP-dependent aspartate aminotransferase family protein, translating to MEDSKRRDVVSLFYLKYGFATRCLHAGEKVGQPKSKSHTNAIFQTSTFTFDDAEEGADIFAQKREGFVYTRMGNPTVVVAEAKLNSLEGREIKLADPQNVRVSSLLFSSGMAATSSLTYALLKPGDVFLRGEVLYGSTDHFFVDVAPKFGMKPVIVNTCKPGALKKAIKAHPKAKLLFFETPTNPLLEITDIAEAVQTVKAVNPDCMVCVDNTFATPYLQQPFNFGVDVIMHSTTKYLSGHGTIVGGALITKHDWIKDALYKIMKDHGPSPSPFDCWLLNLGMKTLPIRMEKSCRNAMAVARFLDKHPKVEKVYYPGLETHPHHEIAKKQMRDFGAMVGFDIKGGYACAQKIMNNMHVFSLAVSLGCVDSLIQHPASMTHASMSPEARAHAGIGDGNIRLSIGIEDEQDLIHDLEQALKKC from the coding sequence ATGGAAGACTCCAAACGACGCGACGTTGTCAGCCTGTTCTACCTCAAATACGGCTTCGCCACCCGCTGCCTGCACGCGGGCGAGAAGGTCGGACAGCCCAAATCCAAATCGCACACCAACGCCATTTTTCAAACCTCGACTTTCACCTTCGACGACGCCGAAGAAGGCGCCGACATCTTCGCTCAAAAACGCGAAGGCTTCGTCTATACCCGCATGGGCAATCCCACGGTGGTCGTGGCCGAAGCTAAACTGAACTCTCTGGAAGGCCGGGAAATCAAACTGGCCGATCCCCAGAACGTTCGCGTTTCCTCGCTGCTGTTCTCCTCCGGGATGGCCGCCACTTCCTCGCTTACGTATGCGCTCCTCAAGCCCGGCGACGTGTTTCTACGCGGCGAAGTGCTGTACGGCTCCACCGATCACTTCTTCGTAGATGTTGCGCCCAAGTTCGGGATGAAACCGGTGATCGTCAACACCTGCAAACCCGGCGCACTCAAGAAGGCGATCAAGGCTCATCCCAAGGCCAAACTGCTCTTCTTCGAGACGCCCACCAATCCGCTTTTGGAAATCACCGACATCGCCGAAGCCGTGCAGACCGTCAAGGCCGTGAATCCCGATTGCATGGTGTGCGTGGACAACACCTTTGCCACGCCCTATCTGCAGCAGCCGTTCAATTTCGGCGTGGACGTCATCATGCACAGCACCACCAAGTACCTTTCGGGTCACGGCACCATCGTCGGCGGCGCGCTCATCACCAAGCACGACTGGATTAAGGACGCGCTCTACAAGATCATGAAGGATCACGGCCCCAGTCCCTCGCCCTTCGATTGCTGGCTTCTGAACCTCGGCATGAAGACGCTGCCCATCCGCATGGAGAAGAGCTGCCGGAACGCGATGGCGGTGGCCCGTTTTCTCGATAAGCATCCGAAAGTGGAGAAAGTCTACTATCCCGGACTCGAGACGCATCCGCATCACGAAATCGCCAAAAAGCAGATGCGCGACTTCGGTGCGATGGTCGGCTTCGACATCAAAGGCGGCTATGCCTGTGCGCAGAAAATCATGAACAACATGCACGTGTTCTCGCTGGCCGTCAGTCTCGGCTGCGTGGATTCGCTGATTCAGCATCCGGCTTCGATGACCCACGCTTCCATGTCCCCCGAAGCGCGCGCCCACGCCGGAATCGGCGACGGCAACATCCGTCTTTCGATCGGCATCGAGGACGAGCAGGACCTCATCCACGATCTCGAGCAGGCGCTGAAAAAGTGCTGA